The nucleotide sequence AGCTGCATCACCCGCGACGCCACGATCGGCCCGAACACCGCGCCGACGCCATAGCACAGCAGCAGGCCGGCGGCGGCCGGCACCAGCTGCTCCGGCCGCATGAAGTCGTTCGCGTGGCTGAGGCTGAGCGGATAGATGGTGTAGGACAGCCCGCCGAAGGCCGCGAGCAGCACCAGCAGCAGCGTCATCGACAGCCCGCCGAACAGTGCCAACGCCGCGCTGATCAGGGCCAGCGAGACGGTGATGCCGAGGAACACCTGGCGCCGGTCGAAGCGGTCGGACAGCCGGCCGACCGGGTATTGCAGCAGGAACCCGGCGAAGATCGCCGTCATCATGAAGCCGGCGATCCAGTCCGGCGACGGATCGATGGTGCGGGCGTAGACCGGCCCCATGCCGGAGAAGGCGGCGCTGATCAGCCCGACGGAGAAGCAGCCGGCGACGCCGAGCGGCGAGATCGCGATCAGGGCGCGCAGGCCGAAGCGCTTGACCTTGATCACCGGCGGCGTCTCGACCGGGGTCAGCGACAGCGGCACCAGCGACAGCGACACCAGCATCGCCACCACCGAGAATAGGGCGAAGCCGGCCGGGTCCATCGCCGTCAGCCAGGGCTGCGACAGGCCGAAGGCGGTGTAGTTCACCGCCATGTAGGAGGACATCACCCGGCCGCGCACGGCGTTCGAGGCACGGGCGTTCAGCCAGCTCTCGATGATCGTGAACAGCACCGCCATGCTGATGCCGGTGACGAGGCGCAGCACCGCCCAGACGATCGGGTCGACCCAGAGCGCATGGAACAGGGCGGCGGCGGAGGCGATCGCGGCGAAGGCGGCGAAGGTTCGGATATGGCCGACCAGCAGCACGATCCGCGGGCAGATCAGCGTGCCCAGGGCGAAGCCGCCGGAATAGAAGGCCAGCACCAGGCCGATGGTGCCGACGTCGAAGCCGTCGAGATCCATCCGCACCGCGACCAGCGTGCCGAACAGGCCGTTGCCCATGATCATGATGGCGGCGCTGAACAGCAGCGGCGCCACGGCCAGGAGGACCGAGCCGAGGGAAGGCGGCGGAGAGGCGGAATCGGTGGCGGCCATCACGTCCGTTCTAGGTCGGGCGACGGGCCGGGACCAGGGAAGATTCGTGACGATTTCAGGGCAAGGCGGCCCGCTGGTCCCCGCCCGCAGATAAGGTGGTGCAGGACGCCGGACCGGCCACCCCTTCCCGCGCTGGATCAGCCGCCCCGCTTCGGCCGGTAGAAGACGTGATCGCCGATCGAGGCGCTGCGGCGGAAACGGCTGGTCCAGGCTGGCATGCCGCGGCCCAGCGCCCGCATCGCCGCGGGGGCCAGGAAATACTGGGCGCCGTCGGTCGGGTCGTCGGCGAAATAGCCGTCCAGCATCTGCCAGACGACGAGCCGCGCGGTGCGCTGCAGGATCTCGTCCTGGGCGCTGAGCGGCTGCGGGAACTGCGGCATCGCGCCGCTCCGCACCGCCTTGGCGAAGGCGCGGAAGCGCGGGCGCGACAGCGGCTCGAACTGGCCGGGGTCTGCCAGGACCTCGCAGGGTGAATCGCCGAAGTCGTTGGCCACGGCGATGCGGTTCATCACCACCCAGCCCACCGCCGCCATGCCGCGCGTGCCCTGGTTTCCCGCCTCGGTGTAGGCGGTGAAGGCGAGGCAGCGCAGCGCGCGCTCCGCCTGCGCCGGCTCGGCCGGCAGGGGCACGCCGCCGATGCTCATCGGCGCCGTCCCCAGCTGCCGCAGCAAGGGCGAGGGCTGGTCGAGCGCACTGCCGCGGCCGGAGACGAAGATGGTGCAGGCCAGGTCGCCCGGGCCGCAGCCGGTCAGGCGGCGGCCGCTGCCATCGGCCTCGGCGTCGCGCAGCCAGGGCGCGCCCGCAGGCTCGATCAGCGACACGGCGCGGGCCAATGCCGTGTCCAGCCGCTCGATCTCCTCCGGCTCGGGCCGGTCGACCCGCAGCAGCGAGGAGCGCGGCCGCGCCCAGACCGGTGCCGCCCCGGGCGCGGCGGGTTGCACGATAGCCACGGCGTCGGCCGCGACCACCGCCTGTCCCGATCCGGATGGGGTGGCCAGCGCCGGCTGGGGCGGGACGGCGTCGGCGGTCGCGGGCGCCACCGCGGCCACCGGCGCGATCGACAACGGCGACGCGGCCGCGGTCTCGGCCAGGAGGCCGTCGGTCGGCCCCAGCGAGGCGACGACCACGGGCTTCGCCTCGTTCGGTGCGACGTCGATCAGGGTCGCGGCGCCGGACCGGGCCGCCGGAGCGACGACGGGTTCCACCGGCGCCGTGTCCGCCACGCCTTCGGCCGCGGCCAATGGCGGCTCGGTGGTTTCCTGCGCCGGCGGCGTGGCCACCGGCAACCCGGCGGGCGGCGGCAGCGGGTCGGCCAGGCGGGCCGGCGGGTCGAGCCGCGCGGCCTCGGCCCCGGGGCCCGGCAGTCCGACCGGCACCAGCACCGGCTCGCCCTCCTGCGGCACCGGAGCCGAACGCGTCACCTCCTGCAGCGCGCCGGCCCAGGGGTCGAGCGGGGGCTGCGGCGGCGCCGTGATGCGCGGCACCGCGGCGAAGGCGGTGCCGAACAGGATCTGCAGCGGATTGCCGGGCGTCGCGGCGGCAGGGGCCGGAGACATCTCGGCCAGGCGCCGCGTCGTGGCGATGACCGGCTGCGGCCGGGCCGCGTCCGCCGGGTCGACGACATGCGCGGGCTCGACCGCGATCCCGGCGAGATCGACGGCGACGACGGGCGGCGAAGGCGGGCGCGCAGAATCGATCGCGATCGCGCCGCCGAGGGCCGCAGCCCCGACCAGAGCGATCGACAGAAGAAGGAGGCCCTTCGACGTCATGCCCGCCTCCCCCCTTGTCGGCGCGCGGGGCGGAGCCCGTCCGGGCGCAATCCGCCCGGCGTCGCCGGGAGACGGGGCAACGTTCTGCGCCGACGGTCGGGGCCCGGAATGGTGTCGGCAAACCGGGGAACACCGACCGCCCAAGTGCATTTCATTGCGGTCACGGGGGGCGCGGGTATCATGGCGCGCCCTGCGAGTCCAGACGTACGGAAGGCCATATGTCCCGCAAAACCGCTGAGATCCGCCGTTTCGCCTGGGTTCGCCCGGCACGTTTTTTCGCTTTTTTTATCGCGATTGCCACCTTTCCGGCCCTGGCGCAGGACAAGCCCGCCGCCGAGTCGGCGCCGAAGGAGGGGATCGACATCGAGCTGAACAAGCTCGAGCCCGGCAACAACGGCTGCCGGGCGTTCATGGTCATGCACAACGGCACCAACCGGAGCTACAGCAATCTGCAGCTCGACCTCGTGGTCTTCGACCCGAAGGGCATCATCGTCGACCAGCTGGCCGTGGACATGGCCCCGCTGAGCGCGGGCAAGACCATGGTCAAGGTGTTCGAGATCGCCGGTCATGATTGCGGGAATTTCGGCCGTGTGCTGCTGAACGATGTGTTGACTTGCAAGGCGGGTGACGCAGCGGTCGAACGCTGCATCGATCTATTGGTTCCCACCAGCCGGGCGGCGATCGGTTTCATCAAGTAAAGAAGGCCAGATCATGGCACTGGACCCGCAGATCGCCCGGATGCTGGAGCGCATCGCCGCCGCCACCGGCGATGCGCCGCCGACCGAGCGCCTGTCCCCGGCCGAGGCGCGCCGCAGCATGGCCGCCTTCCTGCGCCGGCAGACCACGGCATGAGCAAGCCTCCTCGCCCCCCGAAATCCGGCGCCGGGCGCGCAGGCGGCCCCGGCAAGCCCACCGGCGACGGCGACGAACGGCGGCAGCCGCGCGGACGCAAGCCCACCGGCCGGGCCGAGGCCCAGGCCGACCGGCCGGCGCGCGGCGAGCGGCGCCCGGGCAAACCGCCTCGTGGCGCCCCGGTCGAGCGCGAGGAGGCCGAACGCGCGCCCCGCCGCGTCTCTCGTGGTTCCGGCGGCCGCGGCGCCCGGCAGGATGAGTCGGAGCCGGCGGCGAAGCGCCGGCCGCCCCGCGACGGCAAGCGGCCGGGCCGCATCGCCGCCGGCAAGGCCGACGATGAGAGGGCTCCGCGCCGCGCGACGCGGACCGGTCCGGCAGCGCCGGGTCGGCGCCCCCCGCCGGGCAAGACGCGCGGACCGCGGTCCAAGGCAACCACGCCGCAGGAGGCTGCGCGCGCCGCCATGCCGGAATGGCTGTGGGACGGCGAGGAGCCGGTGGAAGAAGCTGCCCCTCGCCGCCGCGGCCGCCCACGCGGCCCAGTGCCGGAGGAGCGTGTTGAGCCGGCCGAGGCGCCCGCGGCCCGCACCCGGCCCCGTCGGCCGCTGACCTCGTCGCGCCGGGTCGCGGGCGACGCCCCGGCAGCCAAGCCGGGCGAGCGCTGGCGCGAGGAGCGGCGCAAGCGCCCGACGCCGGAGCCGGACCAGTGCCGCTACGTCGTCTTCCACAAGCCCTATGGCGTTCTGAGCCAGTTCACGCCGGAGGGGCGCTGGCGCGGCCTGAACGAGTTCGGCCTGCCGCCCGGGATCTACGCCGCCGGGCGGCTGGACGCCGACAGCGAGGGGCTGCTGCTGCTGACCGATGACGGGCCGCTGATCAAGCGCCTGCTAGACCCGAAGCAAGGCCATCCGCGGACCTATCTGGCGCAGGTCGAGGGCGACCCGGCGGAGGAGGCGCTGGCCGTCCTGGCCGGCGGCATCGCCCTGACCGACGGCCCGACCCGCCCCTGCGGGGTGGAGCGGCTGGCGGAGGAGCCGGACCTGCCGCCACGCGACCCGCCGATCCGGACCCGCAGGTCGATCCCGACCGCTTGGCTGCGCCTGACCCTGACCGAGGGCCGCAACCGCCAGGTGCGGCGGATGACGGCGGCGGTCGGCCATCCGACGCTGCGGCTGGTCCGCATCGCCCTCGGCGGGCTGGCGCTCGGCGATCTGGCGCCCGGCACCTGGAGCACGGTGGAGCGGAGCGAAATCCTGTCCGGCCTGCGCTGATAACGCCTGGATTACCGGAAACTTACGTGAAATTCACGGGTGCGGTCCGCCCGCGGGGGATATCACGGTTGCAGTCGCAGCCGAGGATCCGCCGGGCGGCGGACGCACCCGATGAAGCCAAGCACACGCCGGTTCTGGAAGGATTTCTTCGCCCTCCTGATGCCGTTCTGGCGGTCGAAGGAGAAGTGGCCGGCGATCGGGCTGCTGGCCGCGGTTCTGACCCTGACCTTCGGCACCGTCTTCCTCAGCGTCCAGTTCAGCTACTGGCGGAACCGCTGGTACACGGCGCTGCAGAACTACGACGCCCCGGCCTTCTGGCATGAGATCCTGGTCTTCGCCGGGCTGGCGGCCGTCTGGGTCTTGGTCAACGTCTACAACGCCTATCTGAACCAGGGGCTGCAGATCCGCTGGCGCCGCTGGATGACCGACCACTTGATCGGCGAGTGGCTGCAGGACAAGGCGTATTACCGGCAGCAGCTCGCCGGCAGCCCGACGGACAACCCCGACCAGCGCGTGTCCAGCGACATCCAGCTCTTCGTCAGCAGCACGCTGACCCTGGGCATCGGGTTCCTCGGCAACTTCGTCAACCTGTTCTCCTTCATGGCGATCCTGTGGGGCCTGTCCGGAACGCTCTCCATCCCGCTGTTCGGGATGGAGATCGTGATCCCGCACTTCATGGTCTGGGCCGCCATCGCCTATGCCGTGATCGGTACCCTCCTGACCCATTGGGTCGGCCGGCCGCTGATCGGGCTGAACTTCCAGCAGCAGAAGCGCGAGGCGGATTTCCGCTTCGGCCTGGTCCGGTTCCGTGAGAACACCGAGGCCGTCGCCCTGTACGGCGGCGAGGCCGGGGAACGACAGGGCCTGCTGCGGCTGTTCGGAGGCGTCGTGGAGAACTACTACGCGCTGATGCGGCGGCAGAAGCTGCTGGGCTTCCTGACCTTCGGCTACAGCCAGGCCTCGGCCGTCTTCCCCGGCATCCTCGCCGCGCCGCAGTATTTCGCCAGGACCTTCGAGCTCGGCGGCTTCATCCAGACGGTCCAGGCCTTCGGCAACGTCCAGGATTCCCTGTCCTGGTTCGTCAGCGCCTACACCGACCTGACCGAATGGAAGGCGACCGTCGACCGCCTGACCGGCTTCCGCCGCAGCATCCAGGACGCCCAGGCGCAGGCGCGGGCGACGCAGATCCAGGTGGCGGCCGAGCCGCGCCGCGACCTTGCGATCAACTCGGTCCACCTCGCCCTGCCCGATGGCCGGGCGCTGATCGAGGGCCAGGACCTCTCCGTCCGCCCCGGCGACCGGCTGCTGCTGACCGGCCCGTCCGGCGCCGGCAAGTCGACGCTGTTCCGTGCCCTGGCCGGGATCTGGCCCTTCGGCCGGGCGCAGATCCGCATTCCCCGGGACGCCAAGGTGCTGTTCCTGCCGCAGCGGCCCTACCTGCCGCTGGGCACGCTGCATGCCGCCGTCGCCTATCCGGCCAGGCCGGAGGAGGTCTCCGCCGCGGCCGCCGCCGAGGCGCTGCGCGCGGTCGATCTCGGCCATCTGGTGCCGGCGCTGGAGCAGGAGGAGTCCTGGGCCCGCCGCCTGTCGCCGGGCGAGCAGCAGCGCCTGGCGGTGGCCCGGGCGGTCCTGGGCCGGCCGGACTGGCTGTTCCTGGACGAGGCGACCAGCGCGCTGGACGAGGCCACCGAGCAGCGGATGTTCGCGCTGCTGTGCGAGCGGCTGCCCGGCACCACCTGGCTGACCATCTCGCACGACCCCAAGGTCGCCGTCTTCCACAACCGCCGCTGGCGGATCGAGAAGGACGGCGCGGCACCAGGACGCCTCGTCGAGGCGCCGGCCGCCGCGGCGGCCTGAGAGACCCTCCCACCGCTCGCAATGACGGCACAACTTAAGAATTGACTTATTTAAGTACTATCTTCATAAAGGCCCCATGAACGCCTTCGCCGCCCTTGCCGACCCCACCCGGCTCCGCATCGTCGAGATGCTGGCGGCGGGAGAGCGCGGCGCCGGCGAGATCGCCGGGGAATTCGCGATGAGCGGGCCGGCCGTCTCCCAGCACCTCAAGGTGCTGCGGGAGGCCGGGCTGATCAGGGTCCGGCCCGAGGCGCAGCGGCGCATCTACACGCTCGACCCCCAGGGGTTCGATGCGTTGGAGGAGTGGCTGCGTCGGATCCGCCGCTTCTGGGCCGGCCGGCTGGACGAGCTGGAGCGGCAGCTGCGCGCGGTCCCGACCGAGACCGACCCCACCGACACGGGAGAGACATCATGAGCGACTACGGCACCATCATCGGCCCCGGCGCGGTCCGGTTCGAGCGGCTGCTGCCGGGCCCGATCGAGCGGGTCTGGGCCTATCTGACCGAGTCCGACAAGCGCGGCACTTGGCTGGCCAGAGGCGCCGTCGAGCCCCGTGCCGGCGGCCAGGTCGAGCTGCATTTCCTGCACGCCGAGCTGTCGCCGCTGCCGGACGAAATTCCGGCCAAATACAAGTCGCTGGAGAAGGGCGCCAGCTCCACCGCCCGGGTGACGCGCTGGGAGCCGCCACGGCTCCTGAGCCACAGCTGGCCCGGGTCGCCTGGCGAGGAGTCGGAGGTGACCTTCGAGCTGACGCCGCAGGGCGACGATGTCCTGCTGGTGCTGACCCACCGCCGCCTCGGGGCGGCGAAGATGGCGAGCGCCGCCGGCGGCTGGCACACCCATCTCGGCATCCTGGTCGACCGGCTGCACGGCCGCGTGCCGCAGCCCTTCTTCATCACCCACACGCCGCTGGAAGCCGAGTACGAGAGGCGCATCGCCTCGGCGAGCTGACGATCCCGATCGGAGGAGACGACCATGACCGCGACCTTCGCCGGCGGCCGCAACATCGCGCTGAAGGTGCCGCCGCACCAATACGACGCCACCGTTCGCTTCTACCGCGACGTGATCGGCCTCAGGCCGCTGGACAACCACCCGCCGGCGATCGGCTTCGAATTCGGCGCCAACCAGCTGTGGATCGACCGGGTCGACGCCCTGAGCCAGGCCGAGCTGTGGCTGGAGATCGTGGCCGACGACGTGCCGACGGCGGCGGAGCATTTCGCCGCCGCCGGCGTGGCCCGCCGCGACGAGATCGAGCGCCTGCCCGACGGCTTCGACGGCTTCTGGATTTCCGACCCCGCCGGGATCATCCACATCGTCTCGGGCAAGCGCAGCCAGTATTGAACAGCGGTGAGCCCCCCTCCCCCTACCGCAGAGGGAGGGGGAGGATCATTGGAAGGGCCGGAGCTTTAATGCCCGACGCAGAGCCTCTCCCCGTATTCATCACGCCCAGCCCTAGCCTTTCACTCTCCCCCTCCCCTCGCGGGAGGGGGTAGGGGGCTGTCGATCGGACGTGCGGTTACGCCCCCTTCGGCTCCGTCGTCAGCGGCAGCAGCCTGGCATGCGACGCCTCCAGCAGCCGCACCATCGCCGCCGCCGCCGCCTCCGGCTCCCGCCCGATGATCGCGGTGCGCACCGCGTCGTGCAGCGCCACGTCCTCGCTCGGCCGGGCGGCGTGGCGCTGCAGCATCTCCGACGACACCCTGAGCGCCGACTTCACCGCCGCGCCGATG is from Inquilinus sp. Marseille-Q2685 and encodes:
- a CDS encoding cell wall hydrolase yields the protein MTSKGLLLLSIALVGAAALGGAIAIDSARPPSPPVVAVDLAGIAVEPAHVVDPADAARPQPVIATTRRLAEMSPAPAAATPGNPLQILFGTAFAAVPRITAPPQPPLDPWAGALQEVTRSAPVPQEGEPVLVPVGLPGPGAEAARLDPPARLADPLPPPAGLPVATPPAQETTEPPLAAAEGVADTAPVEPVVAPAARSGAATLIDVAPNEAKPVVVASLGPTDGLLAETAAASPLSIAPVAAVAPATADAVPPQPALATPSGSGQAVVAADAVAIVQPAAPGAAPVWARPRSSLLRVDRPEPEEIERLDTALARAVSLIEPAGAPWLRDAEADGSGRRLTGCGPGDLACTIFVSGRGSALDQPSPLLRQLGTAPMSIGGVPLPAEPAQAERALRCLAFTAYTEAGNQGTRGMAAVGWVVMNRIAVANDFGDSPCEVLADPGQFEPLSRPRFRAFAKAVRSGAMPQFPQPLSAQDEILQRTARLVVWQMLDGYFADDPTDGAQYFLAPAAMRALGRGMPAWTSRFRRSASIGDHVFYRPKRGG
- a CDS encoding pseudouridine synthase — encoded protein: MSKPPRPPKSGAGRAGGPGKPTGDGDERRQPRGRKPTGRAEAQADRPARGERRPGKPPRGAPVEREEAERAPRRVSRGSGGRGARQDESEPAAKRRPPRDGKRPGRIAAGKADDERAPRRATRTGPAAPGRRPPPGKTRGPRSKATTPQEAARAAMPEWLWDGEEPVEEAAPRRRGRPRGPVPEERVEPAEAPAARTRPRRPLTSSRRVAGDAPAAKPGERWREERRKRPTPEPDQCRYVVFHKPYGVLSQFTPEGRWRGLNEFGLPPGIYAAGRLDADSEGLLLLTDDGPLIKRLLDPKQGHPRTYLAQVEGDPAEEALAVLAGGIALTDGPTRPCGVERLAEEPDLPPRDPPIRTRRSIPTAWLRLTLTEGRNRQVRRMTAAVGHPTLRLVRIALGGLALGDLAPGTWSTVERSEILSGLR
- a CDS encoding ABC transporter ATP-binding protein/permease, with translation MKPSTRRFWKDFFALLMPFWRSKEKWPAIGLLAAVLTLTFGTVFLSVQFSYWRNRWYTALQNYDAPAFWHEILVFAGLAAVWVLVNVYNAYLNQGLQIRWRRWMTDHLIGEWLQDKAYYRQQLAGSPTDNPDQRVSSDIQLFVSSTLTLGIGFLGNFVNLFSFMAILWGLSGTLSIPLFGMEIVIPHFMVWAAIAYAVIGTLLTHWVGRPLIGLNFQQQKREADFRFGLVRFRENTEAVALYGGEAGERQGLLRLFGGVVENYYALMRRQKLLGFLTFGYSQASAVFPGILAAPQYFARTFELGGFIQTVQAFGNVQDSLSWFVSAYTDLTEWKATVDRLTGFRRSIQDAQAQARATQIQVAAEPRRDLAINSVHLALPDGRALIEGQDLSVRPGDRLLLTGPSGAGKSTLFRALAGIWPFGRAQIRIPRDAKVLFLPQRPYLPLGTLHAAVAYPARPEEVSAAAAAEALRAVDLGHLVPALEQEESWARRLSPGEQQRLAVARAVLGRPDWLFLDEATSALDEATEQRMFALLCERLPGTTWLTISHDPKVAVFHNRRWRIEKDGAAPGRLVEAPAAAAA
- a CDS encoding Tat pathway signal sequence domain protein; amino-acid sequence: MSRKTAEIRRFAWVRPARFFAFFIAIATFPALAQDKPAAESAPKEGIDIELNKLEPGNNGCRAFMVMHNGTNRSYSNLQLDLVVFDPKGIIVDQLAVDMAPLSAGKTMVKVFEIAGHDCGNFGRVLLNDVLTCKAGDAAVERCIDLLVPTSRAAIGFIK
- a CDS encoding helix-turn-helix transcriptional regulator → MNAFAALADPTRLRIVEMLAAGERGAGEIAGEFAMSGPAVSQHLKVLREAGLIRVRPEAQRRIYTLDPQGFDALEEWLRRIRRFWAGRLDELERQLRAVPTETDPTDTGETS
- a CDS encoding SRPBCC family protein; protein product: MSDYGTIIGPGAVRFERLLPGPIERVWAYLTESDKRGTWLARGAVEPRAGGQVELHFLHAELSPLPDEIPAKYKSLEKGASSTARVTRWEPPRLLSHSWPGSPGEESEVTFELTPQGDDVLLVLTHRRLGAAKMASAAGGWHTHLGILVDRLHGRVPQPFFITHTPLEAEYERRIASAS
- a CDS encoding MFS transporter, whose product is MAATDSASPPPSLGSVLLAVAPLLFSAAIMIMGNGLFGTLVAVRMDLDGFDVGTIGLVLAFYSGGFALGTLICPRIVLLVGHIRTFAAFAAIASAAALFHALWVDPIVWAVLRLVTGISMAVLFTIIESWLNARASNAVRGRVMSSYMAVNYTAFGLSQPWLTAMDPAGFALFSVVAMLVSLSLVPLSLTPVETPPVIKVKRFGLRALIAISPLGVAGCFSVGLISAAFSGMGPVYARTIDPSPDWIAGFMMTAIFAGFLLQYPVGRLSDRFDRRQVFLGITVSLALISAALALFGGLSMTLLLVLLAAFGGLSYTIYPLSLSHANDFMRPEQLVPAAAGLLLCYGVGAVFGPIVASRVMQLLGPSGLFVWTGSVAALLALFTIYRMTRRAAMPNEEQGSFVAVPTTTPVAAELDPRAPDETPPTMRDAA